The segment GCTGGAGCTCTTTTGCGAGACTAAGATAAATACAGCTATGTACAGGTGTGCCCAGCTTGTGGCATTGTGTTTAAAAAGACTTGagtctgtaattgctgccaaaggtgcatcaacaaagtattgagcaaaggctgtgaatacttatgtacatttgtagttttaatacatttgcaaaactacaaataaaatgttgacattgtcattatggaATATTGTTTGCGGACTTTTGAGAAAACtggtttattccattttggaataaggctgtaacataatatGGAAACGTGGAAAAGGTgaaatgctgtgaatactttccggatgcactataTGTTTGCGTGAGATATTAATGTACTTCCTATTTTGGCAACAAGGTGGAGAAGAATGAGGATGGGGACCAGAAGATTGAGCAGGATGGCACCACCAACAAACCTGAAGACAAGGCCCACAAGGCTGCCACTAAAATACAGGCTAGCTTCCGTGGACACATAACTCGGAAAAAGATGAAAGATGGAGAAGAAGAGAAGGATGGAGACAGTCCTGCTGCTGCAGATGAAGCAACAGAGGGCGGAGAAGAGGCAAAGAAAACAGCGGGGTCCCCGGTTAAGGAGGAGAATACTGCAGAAGAGGAGGGGAAAAAGCAGGAGGAAATGAGCCAAGCCAAAAGCCCGGTGGCAGAAAAGCCTGCTAACTCGCCAGCTGCTGCTGCTCCTTCTCCGGCAGGAGCAGCGACGTCTCCTTTAGCGCCGGCACTTGCTGCTCTCTCTCTTTCAGCGCCTTCCGAGGCCCCCAAAGAGGAGCCAAAGGCGGCGGAAAAAGCTGAAGAGAAGCCCAAAGAGGTGGAGGCTGCGGCGGCCAAGAGTCCCATCACAGCTGAGAAAAAGGTGGAGGAGAAGGCTGAGGAGAAAAAGGAGGAGGCCAGACAAGCCGATGTGCCTGCTGCTGTCAGCCCGACAGCCGAGAAGGAGGAGCCTGACCAAACAAAAGATAAAGGTAGGGATGCTTGTCGCAGTAACACAGTTTTAAAATTAAAGCGATTGAGTTCAGAGACAAAAATGATATTTGCACATTCAAGATTCAAACAAAAAATGATGTGCTTTCCTAAAAATCCTTAATGTgtgaaggggattcatatggccccatttgtcacaCTTTACCTGACACATAAGACGTGATgacttagggcagtggttctcaaatgggggtacgtgtacccctggtgtacttgaaggtatgtcaaggggtatgtcagatttttttttaatattctaaaaatagcaacaattaaaaaatcctttatacatatatttattgaataatacttcaacaaaatatgaatgtaagttcataaactgtgaaaagaaatacaacaatgcaatattcagtgttgacagctggattttttgtggacatgttccataaatattgatgttaaagatttctttttttgtgaagaaatgtttagaattaagttcatgaatcctgagggatctctattccaatccccaaagagggctctttaagttgatgattacttctatgtgtagaaatctttatttaattgAAAcggttatttttcaaaaagtttttagttatttttatatctttttttccaaatagttcaagaatgaccactaccaatgagcaatattttgcactgttatagaatttaataaatcagaaactgataacatagtgctgtattttacttctttatctcttttctttcaaccaaaaatgctttgctctgattagggggtactggaattaaaaaaatgttcacaggggtcaCAGGGGTACAAAGATTGAGATCCACTGACTTAGGGGGTTGAACAAACCACTTCAGCAGCCAGATAGCAGTAGTGTTGAATATCCTAAAatatgttttgtggcaattccaacattGACCACAGTGTCACTTGCTATATAGAGTGGCACtatccatcattttcagcatttCAAAAAGGGAGATCCACCTAGGACTGGGCTCATATGAATCCCTCTGCTAATGTAGCAAGCGCCACATGGTGTAGCTACGTGCCTTGAAGATTTACAGATGATTGGCAGGCCTCCAGCGTCGACTGGTTAACACAGACATCACAGCTGTCTATTAGATTAAACCTCATCCTGCAAGATGCAACCTCCAGACAGATAAGGCACACAGACCTTGGTGGtcgtagcaaatattcaaacaagAACTTTACGAATAAGAGGATCATCTTTTGTCACATACACTCATATCACATTAGAATTAGAATACACAGTAGTGAATGGTGCCGTTTTATAAAGACGCAACCGAATTACAGCCATGCCCTTTGCAATTTGTAAATCAATAATAGTGAAACTACATACGGTATTGATCTCACTAATAACGTTTTACATATCCGCAACAACCTTCTAACAGTCTGATGCCCCTTTAATAATCACATctcaagcggtagaacatggatgaatGGATCTCTCCACCAATATAACAGTCACATGCGATCAGGGAGAGACAGGAGACAGAGCcatcataaaaaaacaataacgaTCTACCAACTGTGTTACACATGTATTTCAATATGATTGTCACCATTTTGACTTTACTTATGAAAAAATCACTGAATTTGCACATTTCCTAGTCAAATACAGGGCAGAAACCGGAGAGCCTATCGCGTGATTGCACAATTCTGCATAAACTGGGTTTGACGGCGCGTTCCCGTTTTGTGTCACCTTGTCGCCAATAGAATGTTTGCAGAAGCATTTATTATGTGCCATGATTTTTGAAAGCTTGTGTAATGTTTTGAATGTAAGTGTTACATTTTTCTTGCTAATCATACATAAAAACACAGTACTTTGGCTCACCGTGAAGGCCGCTGAGTGTACATGAGATGACAGCGACATACGTTGCTACCATCTTCCTGCAGAGAGGAAAAGCAAAAGTAATAGTTAATTAATAAAGGGGAatttaacaacaaaataacagAGATTTTCCTGGAGAGGGATAGCTCCGTGGTCGAATCGTTGGACATTAATCGGTTGTCTTAGAGCCCACCACGGCGAGCCTCGGGTGGGCCGAAGTCACCTGTCAACCCTTGTGGGACTCGCTGGAAATTAAACTTGGTGCACGTCGACGGGGTGTACGTTCGACCAGTTATGTCAGGCAGAAGCCTTCCTCCCTGCACCTCTCTGGCAACCGTAATGATTATTCCACGGGTTCTATCAaggtttacttacatagcccttaatcacaaatgtttcaaagaggtgcaaaaaccacaacaacaacgacatcctcgactcagatcccacattagggcaagaaaaaaacccCAACCCGAACAacaagaaaccttggaagggaccgcagatgtggggattcCCCccttgggtgaccggtgcaatgaatGCTGAatggatacggttaataatgtgagagtccagtccatagtagacgGAAACCTCATTATGACATTTATTTCCCAGTCAAATTTACACCAAGCTCACCCACCCTGGCAGGTCCGGTGTGAGGATCTCACTAAACTATCCAATCTGGATTTCTTTGTTTATCTGACTGTTTTAGCCCTTTTCAGCTGGAAAAGGTTGCAAATGAGGTATGTTTATTTGTGGGGCCTCTCATTAGATGTGCTCTTGCTAACAATCATGCTAGAATACAAGTAAAACATTTAGCAAAATCGATTCAGACTCAACTGCATGAAAATCTTAAATTGAAGACAGTCCTAGTTTTTAACACATCTGTATTTCACATGTTTACTTTAAAAGTGCCTGCAACAATTTTAATAACTAACACTGTTACGCCACAGATACAGTAGTAGCCCGTACATGGTTTCTCAGATTTATCATTGAAAAAAGGGAAGTACTTGAAAACGACATTCACACAATGTGgattattctattattttctctTTTCCAAGGAGTGTCAAACCAAATGTTCTGGTAGGCCGCACCACAGTTACGGCTGCCCTGACAGGGTGGCTTGTGACTGCGAAACCATAAAAATATATGATTGCTTCATGGTATTACAGTATTGGCCCCACAtttgattattatcattatttaccAACACGCTGCTTTTGAAACAGAAGTCAAAATGAGAAGCAGATATTAAAGTTGAGTGTGTAACAGCTTGATGCATCAAATAATATTGGTTaaggcagtgcttctcaattattttctgtcacgCAGCCCacaggaagaaaaaaatattttgcgccCTCCCTACTCTCCAAcacgactataaatagtataatgtgTCTATAAAATTGTAAGAAATATACcgctgcataacattgtaagcttaaAAGAAACAAGACGTCAGTATTTCCTTGTCTCCCACCATGGTTACAGTTAAGCAAAGTGCTACATAtgcttcatcatattctggttcacatccctgatgtgggatctgaaccgaggatgtcgttgtggcttgtgcagccctttgagacactggtgatttagggctatataaattaacactgattgattgatagattggtACATCACAAAAAGCATGTTCCCCGAAGTCACACACTCCATCGCACCGCGCcccctaggggtgtaacggtacacaaacatttcggttcggtagtAGCTCGGTTcaaaggtcacggttcggttcattttcggtacagtaaaaaaaaaaaatatataaatattttggtaatttatttaccaaatttgcaaaatcttccaccaaaaatatttttcttagtggaatatgtgatgtgaagtaatcggaaccttggataggtcaataattcataataacattgattttgattcaatatcatgttttgagcaatgacagttttaattagtagtcaacgttgcaactttttctaaattacatttagcctttaagcttttctatttcacttttgtttatgtttttattttaatagtatttttagaaggtgccttgggcctttaaaacattagaggtgagccgcaaatggcttccgagGCAcccttttgacacccctgctatagacaataaaaaattaaatctgataaatctatggataaaaagctggcgacgcatgcgcgtttatcataactctctcgctctctctgtctctgcccctccctcacgaatgctgctgcgtgcacaatctgtattgtttttaaccccttcttaaccctgaacgtacattgaaaatacacgcaaccctaacttaaaatgccggacatttgaggcatttaagacactccacccagacagccccgcaaaagaggacatatccggtgaaaagaggaggtacgttcagtctatcgtagcccggtcgctgccagCATGCCTTGTGTTacgcctcggtgtgcattgtttacacaacgtgcggtacgctacttaatatgtccctgtggaaactcgttcggtgcacctccgaaccaaaccgaaacggttcaatacaaatacacgtagcaTTACACCCCTAGCGCACTCCCATGGGGGtccgccccactatttgagaaggactgtgTTAAGGAGATGTATTGTATATGGTGCAATCTTATTGTTTCGAAATTGAAACACATTTAGCAAGAAAGACGAAGTCGCTTATTGAAAAACATTATTGCCAGGCTTTCCCGTCCTCATCAAATTATGCCGTGAGTTTGATGCCTGTGTCTAATCCTCTTAACAATCAACCTGTATTAATATGAATTTGACCACAAGgatttaaagtttaaaaaaataagccAATGCCTTACCAGCCATGAACTTCATTCAGTTCACACCACTGCTTATAACCATTtcacaatggcaataaaaatgcTGAGATTATATTTGCTGTTAGTGACCCATAGGCCAATAAACAGGACATGTTCAGTACCAGCCATGCCCAGCAGGCTGTTTGAATGCCAAACTCAGGGCTGAACCAACAGCATTGTAGAGATTAATTCTACATTATTTTCCACAATTGCACTCTCAGTTGAATAgaacatattgtacatattggcAGGAAAGAAAAACAGTGACGCCACCCTGCCCTAATGTAATAACACGCTCACACAAAAGTGATTTTTGTGGTCCAGGGATTTTCAAGTGTGGGTCAGACAGGTACAGTGGCTGGAGCATGCTCCATCTTAGAATAGGTGGGGGCCGAgagggaaacacacacacacaccgacaccAACCGAGCTGCACTAAATCTAGGTCACGGAGAGGCACTGTCTCTGCGTTGTCATAGTTACCACCTCCATGGGAAAGCTGGCCTGCATAGAGCAGAGCGCAGATAACAGGTGTTCTGATTCAAATGAATGATTAATGATCCTTACCGGTCACGATCTGCACTGGGGACGTCTGTCACACACACGAAGAACCGTTGGGCCCAATATGCTTAATTAACATACTGTAACATAGAGAAATTAATTATCGTAACTTTAGTTCTAATCGGATAAGGTGGGTGCATTTATACAGTCCTAGtctaattttaattaaaaaaaagtacctAAAGATATCACAAAAACATTACCATtgcacatttatttttcatacacaactaaataaaaaaatttaaaattggtTACATTTAGGCCCTCTCTAGAAATTAAAGAGATGATACGCTAAATGGtctctaatgtgtgaatgttagtgtgaatgttgtctatctgtgttggccctgcgatgaggttgtgacttgtccaggcaGGTCTACCCCGCCTCTCGcataaatgcagctgggataggctccagcaccccctgcgactccaaaaagggacaagtggtatagaaatggatggatggatatttgacaAGCATGTTTGCAGTAAATCCTTTCAAGAGTGTGGTTGTTATACATAGAGTTTGACTGTACGACTTTGACCAATATGAACATATTCCTTCTTTAAATTTAGGACCGCATTGGCaatattgatgaaaaaaaaaaacaactacccaAAATCGTAAGCTACTAAAGGAAAAGCTGCTTATGTTACGACATACACTGACAAAAAGCTAGTGGTTTCAAGATGGAGCTTTGCGGTACTCCATATCTATCAATTACAATGTACTGTTTATAATTATTTTCCAGACAAAAAAAGTTATTGGGCTTATATGAATAAAACTGGATTAAATAAAAGATACACCATCCAAATGCATCGCAGgaaataaaagttttaaaaaagtaaacatttttactGTGCTGAAAAAACAGTTCCATATTAAATGACTAATATAATGACTGTACAAAAAGACTCTAATGTCCCTTACTTTGTCAGTTCTGTGATCAGCCTCTTCTTATCTCACCCTGAGTAAACTGGGACAGGCTCCAGCTTGTCAGTAACCTGAaacaaaaagtgttttaaaatgaTAATGATGATTTTTACTGGCagcttgaaaaaacaaaaaaaacaaagaccaCATTCCGAAACAAGGGTGATTTCATCTCCAGTACGTCCACAAAATAATTGATTGCAGTTGAGCCAAGCTGTGTTTACATTACAATGACTCAGACGCTTCTCATATATACTGATTACACTTAACCTGTAAGCATGCTATGACTCATGAGTCATATCTACTCATACATTAATGCAGAAGCACTCACACGTTTTAGTCCGGTTCTCGTTTGTGCTCACATACACGCTGAAGAACACACACAATGATGTCATCCCTCAATGTCTCATATTTCTATTAAAAGAGTGTGAGGTCATTGTACAGTATGACTTCAACAGCATGTTCTCAGGGGGCTTGAAAAAAATGGAGGTGCTATCAGAAACTACCAACTACCAACCAAGAAATCACCGCTGGATGTTTTTCTTACTGCTATACCCTGTGGCCATCACATGATATCAGATATGACAGGTTGGGATACTTTCACTTTAAATATTTCATGGGCCCATTAGGAGCACTCGTCCTCTTCATTATTTACAGTCGGTGTGTATAAGTACACTGCATGGATCCAGGGTATATGAAAAAATCATATGTAGAAACATAATATGGGAACTCTTTAAGGCTTGGTACGGTGGCACATAATATATGTTTTCTATAGTTTTTGTTGCGTGATGAGATAATGACAGTTTAAACGACATACAATTGCATgcaatttatttagtttttttgttctaaACACACGAGTCAAATTGGCCACATTTGGCCcaacacataattttatgtggccccgTCACTAAAGTACTTTATTTTCTCTTATTAAATGTGTTAATTCTTCCCATTTTGTCAGAAAAAatgcatgtactgcatgcaatcaCATATCTTTTAAACTTCAATATGATCTAATAGAGCAACAAATATTAgattaaaatacattaaatttttttttttaatacagtggggcaaaaaagtatttagtcagccactgattgtgcaagttctcccacttaaaatgatgacggaggtctgtaattttcatcataggtacacttcaactgtgagagacagaatgtggaaaaacatccaggaattcacattgtaggaattttaaagaatttatttgtaaattatggtagaaaataagtatttggtcaaccattcaaagctctcactgatggaaggaggttttggctcaaaacctcacgatacatggccccattcattctttccttaacacggatcaatcttcctgtcagcttagcagaaaaacagccccaaagcatgatgtttccacccccatgcttcacagtaggtgtggtgttcttgggatgcaactcagtattcttcttcctccaaacacgacaagttgagtttataccaaaaagttatattttggtttcatctgaccacatgacattctcccaatcctctgctgtttcttccatgtatccattttggtataaactcaactcatcgtgtttggaggaagaagaatactgagttgcatcccaagaacaccacacctactgtgaagcatgggggtggaaacatcatgcttgggggctgtttttcctgccaaggggacaggatgattgatccgtgttaaggagagaatgaatggggccatgtatcgtgagattttgagccaaaaccttcttccatcagtgagagcttggaatggttgaccaaatacttattttccaccataatttacaaataaattctttaaaattcctacaatgtgaattcctggattttttttcacgttctgtctctcacagttgaagtgtacctatgatgaaaattacagacctctgtattgttgtgggagaacttgcacaatcggtggctgactaaataatgttttgccccactgtatacttaaatatctgcttaacttatgatttcaaagcacagtaaaaatgacaataaattttacacaaaaaaactgACAGGTCAGACACTTTTGCAATAAccatagattttatggtaaaaataaaaagttttaaagttaaaaatgctgtaaaaaccactgtacattttttatatattttttcagtgTACATAGAAATATACATAATAATAAGTCATTGGCAATCGTGTGATAATATCATGAGGCAAACCCTTTTACACTCATATTGTGTTTTCTCTGTAACAGGTGGCCCTccgagggcaaccataactgcaacGTCACACCCTGTTCTAAAGGACCGAATCGTACGAAAAACTGAAGCATTTTTTCCCCATAAAAAATAATGCTAATTTAATTAATCTGTTACAGACTCCCAACCATACAACCACAAAACATATTTTGTAGAGCATGATTATagttttacatgtaaaaaaataggTGTAAATAACACATTACATTCATAACACAACATGTAATAATTGTTACCTATTTTTGAAAACTCTTTTTGGAGAGGACAGGAATGAGCGGAGAGAAGAGGGCAGGGAAGATTGAGTTGCCAACGCAAGGGATTCTTTGCTTGCGGAATTGATTCTGCGAAATGATACGTGGGATACGAAAACTTGGgagaaaattttgaaaaaaaatgtttaatcgaAAACCGAGTGTGTGATTCAAAAGGAGTTTTATCACTCTGGGCCGTGATGTGAAAAGTCTTACGCTAGCTTATCATTTTCTTTCATCTTTTCCATCCCACTCCTTCACTTCCTACTTTTCTTTCTCCAGATGCTGCAGAGGAGTCTAAAGCAGAGGATGACACCCCAGCAGATGCAGCTGCAGAGGCTACCGAGTCCAAGGATGACTGAGGCGACGTCTACTCTCCTAGAAGCAgaatgaagaaaaacaaaaatcaaCAAAGGTTGCTCTTTGCCTTCCCGGCGCGAAGGCAGCCCGtttttatttgtttgtcattttttGTGTGGCAATGATTTTTCTCATGTTGGGGGAGTTTCCAGCGTGACGTTTTTTGGCTCAAGCTAATATATGATAACGTGgtgatgatgttgttgttgttgatgatgatgcTGAAATATGATTGTTAAGCTGACGAGGTGGATTTCATTTCTAACATCTTTTACTATGTATTGTAAGGGATCTGGtcgtggatttaaaaaaaaacaacaacctcccaactggatatatacacatttaaaatGCATCGCAAATACATTCATTTGCTTTGCATTACTCTATCACGACATACTCGTTGCAAGTAACCTTCTTCGGCCAGTGCACGCACAAAAAAGCTGGTTTTACAATGCAACTCCAGTTTTCATTATCTTACAAGTGTATTGAAAACGCCAACATATGATATGACAAGAATGTATCAATAAATGTGTACCATTTCCA is part of the Nerophis ophidion isolate RoL-2023_Sa linkage group LG13, RoL_Noph_v1.0, whole genome shotgun sequence genome and harbors:
- the gap43 gene encoding neuromodulin is translated as MLCCIRRTKPVEKNEDGDQKIEQDGTTNKPEDKAHKAATKIQASFRGHITRKKMKDGEEEKDGDSPAAADEATEGGEEAKKTAGSPVKEENTAEEEGKKQEEMSQAKSPVAEKPANSPAAAAPSPAGAATSPLAPALAALSLSAPSEAPKEEPKAAEKAEEKPKEVEAAAAKSPITAEKKVEEKAEEKKEEARQADVPAAVSPTAEKEEPDQTKDKDAAEESKAEDDTPADAAAEATESKDD